The Magnolia sinica isolate HGM2019 chromosome 10, MsV1, whole genome shotgun sequence genome includes a window with the following:
- the LOC131257826 gene encoding coronatine-insensitive protein homolog 1b-like has product MENRSFGRAMSFAIPDVALECVMAYIDDPHDRHAVSLVCRKWYNIDSLTRKHITIALCYTTTPARLRTRFPHLESLKLKGKPRAAMFSLGLTPEDWGGYVEPWVNQISESFNCLKSLNLRRMIVRDADLNVLVRSHGHMLQELMLDKCSGFSTDGLLQVTRSCRCLRTLFLEESSIVEKDGDWLHELAVKNRVLETLNFYLTELKCINITDLELIAKNCNSLLCLKISDCEIFDLAGFFRAASNLEEFGGGSFNNDEGGDIISKYSSMSFPPNLRHVGLNYMGKNEMSMLFPRASLIKKLDLQYTLLDTEDHCQLIQRCPNLEVLEVRNAIGDRGLEVVARSCNKLRGLRIENGDDEEGVVSQKGLAILAQGCPKLEYLTAYVSDITNAALESIGAFCKNLTDFRLVLLRKEERVTELPLDDGVRALLMGCRKLRRFTLYLQQGCLTDVGLGYIGKYGDNIRSMVLGSVGDSDAGLLELSKGCPKLQKLEMRSCWFSERALALAVMQLKSLKYIWVQGYKASKTGSDLLGMNRSYWNIEFIPSGQWGRIAKQPAQILAYHSLAGPRTDYPETVVSFYPSFLGA; this is encoded by the coding sequence ATGGAGAATCGGAGCTTCGGCCGGGCAATGAGCTTTGCCATACCCGACGTGGCCCTCGAGTGCGTGATGGCCTACATCGACGATCCCCACGACCGCCACGCAGTTTCTCTGGTGTGCCGGAAGTGGTACAACATCGACTCCCTGACGCGAAAGCACATCACAATCGCTCTCTGCTACACAACCACGCCAGCCCGACTCCGGACGCGGTTCCCACACCTCGAGTCTCTGAAATTGAAGGGAAAACCACGGGCCGCAATGTTCAGCTTGGGCCTCACACCTGAAGATTGGGGAGGGTACGTCGAGCCATGGGTCAATCAGATCTCAGAATCCTTCAATTGCCTCAAATCACTCAATTTGAGGCGGATGATCGTGCGGGACGCTGACCTCAATGTGCTGGTTCGCTCACATGGGCATATGCTGCAGGAGCTTATGCTAGATAAGTGTTCTGGGTTCTCCACAGACGGATTATTGCAGGTCACCAGATCTTGCAGATGCCTAAGAACCTTGTTTTTGGAAGAGAGTTCCATTGTTGAGAAAGATGGTGATTGGCTTCATGAGCTTGCTGTTAAAAACAGAGTCCTAGAGACTTTGAATTTTTATTTGACGGAGCTCAAATGCATCAACATCACAGACCTCGAACTGATAGCCAAGAACTGTAATTCTTTACTTTGTTTAAAAATCAGTGATTGTGAAATCTTCGATCTAGCTGGTTTTTTTCGTGCAGCATCAAATTTAGAGGAGTTTGGTGGAGGTTCATTCAACAACGATGAAGGAGGAGATATCATCTCCAAGTACTCGAGCATGTCATTTCCTCCAAACTTGCGGCATGTGGGTCTAAACTACATGGGGAAGAATGAGATGTCTATGTTATTTCCGCGTGCATCTTTAATTAAGAAGCTGGACCTCCAATATACATTGCTTGATACTGAGGATCATTGCCAGCTGATTCAACGATGCCCTAATTTGGAAGTTCTTGAAGTGAGGAATGCGATTGGAGACCGCGGATTAGAAGTTGTTGCTCGCAGCTGTAATAAACTTCGGGGGCTTAGGATTGAGAACGGGGACGATGAAGAAGGCGTGGTTTCGCAGAAGGGCTTGGCTATACTTGCACAAGGCTGTCCGAAGCTGGAATACCTCACCGCCTATGTATCTGATATCACGAATGCTGCCTTGGAATCTATTGGGGCTTTCTGCAAAAACCTCACTGATTTCCGTTTGGTCTTGCTGCGCAAGGAAGAAAGAGTAACTGAGCTGCCGCTCGACGACGGGGTTCGTGCTCTGTTAATGGGTTGCCGGAAGCTGAGGAGGTTCACGCTCTATCTACAACAAGGGTGTCTGACAGACGTCGGTCTTGGTTATATCGGCAAGTATGGCGACAATATCAGGTCGATGGTGTTGGGTTCTGTGGGAGATTCCGATGCCGGGCTTCTGGAATTATCGAAGGGATGCCCAAAGCTGCAGAAGCTTGAGATGAGGAGCTGTTGGTTCAGTGAGCGGGCACTGGCCCTGGCTGTGATGCAGCTGAAGAGTCTGAAGTACATATGGGTGCAAGGATACAAAGCATCTAAAACAGGCAGTGATCTTTTGGGCATGAATCGTTCTTACTGGAACATAGAATTCATTCCTTCGGGACAGTGGGGTAGGATTGCGAAGCAGCCAGCTCAGATACTTGCTTACCATTCCCTTGCGGGTCCAAGAACGGATTACCCTGAAACGGTCGTTTCTTTTTACCCATCGTTCTTAGGTGCATGA